One segment of Triticum aestivum cultivar Chinese Spring chromosome 2A, IWGSC CS RefSeq v2.1, whole genome shotgun sequence DNA contains the following:
- the LOC123186651 gene encoding anthocyanidin reductase ((2S)-flavan-3-ol-forming)-like has protein sequence MTSVAGDAMRRKTACVTGGDGYIASALVKMLLQKGYTVKTTIRKSDDMENHPHLKDLQALGPLEVFRTDLEDEGSFDEAVAGCDYAFLVAAPMNLNAENPEKEVIELAVSGTLNAMRSCMRAGTVKRVILTSSVAAVAGRPLPLGDSHVLDEESWSDVEYLRVTKAGGWAYNVSKVLMEKAARTFAQDSGISLVTVCPAFTVGEAPATIVHTSVPVILSLLTGDDEKIRSLELVDRASGSIPMVHVHDLCRAKIFLAEEEAASGRYICSSLDTTLAELATFLAAKYQQYNVNTDRFGGRPEKLRVCISSAKLIGEGFEFRYKALDEIYDDVVNYGRSLGILPY, from the exons ATGACGTCTGTGGCAGGTGATGCGATGAGGAGGAAGACGGCGTGTGTCACCGGAGGTGACGGATACATCGCCTCGGCCCTCGTGAAGATGCTGCTGCAAAAGGGATACACCGTCAAGACGACAATCAGAAAGTCCG ATGACATGGAGAATCACCCCCATCTCAAGGACTTGCAAGCGCTCGGTCCCTTAGAGGTCTTCCGCACCGACCTGGAGGACGAGGGTAGCTTCGATGAGGCCGTGGCTGGCTGCGACTATGCCTTCCTCGTCGCGGCTCCGATGAACCTCAACGCGGAGAACCCTGAG AAAGAAGTGATCGAGCTGGCCGTCAGCGGAACCCTTAACGCAATGAGGTCGTGCATGAGGGCGGGGACGGTGAAGCGCGTGATCCTGACATCGTCAGTGGCGGCTGTCGCCGGCCGGCCTCTGCCACTAGGAGACAGCCATGTCCTGGACGAGGAGTCCTGGAGCGACGTTGAGTACCTCAGAGTTACCAAGGCCGGCGGCTGG GCCTACAATGTCTCAAAGGTGCTTATGGAAAAGGCGGCGCGGACTTTCGCGCAGGACAGCGGCATCAGCCTTGTTACGGTGTGCCCCGCCTTCACGGTTGGCGAGGCGCCGGCGACGATTGTCCACACCAGCGTCCCCGTTATCCTTTCTTTGCTGACTG GTGACGACGAGAAGATTCGCAGCCTGGAACTCGTCGACAGGGCGTCTGGCTCGATCCCGATGGTCCATGTCCACGACCTCTGCCGCGCAAAGATCTTcttagccgaggaggaggctgcgtCAGGAAGATATATCTGCAGCAGCCTCGACACCACCCTCGCGGAGCTAGCCACCTTCCTGGCCGCCAAGTACCAACAGTATAACGTCAATACCGACAG GTTTGGTGGTCGCCCCGAGAAGTTGAGAGTCTGCATTTCGTCGGCGAAACTCATCGGGGAAGGGTTTGAGTTCAGGTACAAGGCGTTGGACGAAATATACGACGACGTCGTCAACTATGGAAGGTCCTTGGGAATCCTTCCGTACTAG